The following coding sequences lie in one Aspergillus luchuensis IFO 4308 DNA, chromosome 8, nearly complete sequence genomic window:
- a CDS encoding lipoyl(octanoyl) transferase LIP2 (BUSCO:EOG09264AWW;~COG:H;~EggNog:ENOG410PPYW;~InterPro:IPR020605,IPR004143,IPR000544;~antiSMASH:Cluster_8.12;~go_function: GO:0033819 - lipoyl(octanoyl) transferase activity [Evidence IEA];~go_process: GO:0006464 - cellular protein modification process [Evidence IEA];~go_process: GO:0009249 - protein lipoylation [Evidence IEA]) — translation MRLAHLHLPNITPFSRVANIQQTLTSRLLSHKKHLTPNPPDPTIITFSPNPVYTTGRRDLPPSNTLNNTTTLSLPPSLEPIRQILTSPQPNTTYDPTSRVAEYHPTLRGGQTTYHGPGQLVAYTILDLRRLGLTPRCHIRLLENSVIDVLREYGVRGMVTEDPGVWVHGRKQHGGSEGGKGELPKKITAVGVHLRRHISSYGIGLNVTEEPMWWFRQIVACGLEGRETTSLQGLGVEGVTVEEVAGRFVGKFVGRVNGDFACGEGATGEGIEEVYRVSEEDLLREEME, via the coding sequence ATGCGCCTcgcccacctccacctccccaacatAACCCCCTTCAGCCGGGTCGCCAACATCCAACAAACACTCACAAGCCGACTCCTCTCACACAAAAAGCACCTCACGCCGAACCCCCCGGACCCAACCATAATAACCTTCAGCCCGAATCCCGTATACACGACCGGCCGGCGcgacctccctccctccaacaccctcaacaATACCaccactctctccctcccacccaGCCTCGAACCAATCCGCCAGATCCTAACCTCCCCACAACCCAACACCACTTATGACCCTACCTCCCGGGTAGCAGAATACCACCCCACCCTGCGCGGCGGACAAACAACCTACCACGGGCCGGGCCAACTAGTCGCATACACGATTCTGGATCTACGACGGCTGGGACTCACGCCGCGGTGTCATATACGGTTGTTGGAGAATAGTGTGATTGATGTGTTGAGGGAGTATGGGGTGAGGGGGATGGTGACGGAGGATCCGGGGGTTTGGGTGCATGGACGGAAACAACATGGAGGGTctgagggggggaaaggtgAACTGCCGAAGAAGATTACGGCGGTGGGGGTGCATCTTAGGAGACATATTAGTAGTTATGGGATTGGGTTGAATGTGACGGAGGAGCCGATGTGGTGGTTTCGGCAGATTGTGGCgtgtgggttggaggggagggagacgaCGAGTTTACAAGGGcttggggtggagggggtgacGGTTGAGGAGGTGGCTGGGAGGTTTGTGGGGAAGTTTGTTGGGAGGGTGAATGGGGATTTTGCTTGTGGGGAGGGAGCGactggggaggggattgAGGAGGTGTATAGGGTgagtgaggaggatttgTTGAGGGAGGAAATGGAGTGA
- a CDS encoding pyridoxamine 5'-phosphate oxidase family protein (COG:S;~EggNog:ENOG410PNI4;~InterPro:IPR011576;~PFAM:PF01243;~antiSMASH:Cluster_8.12) — protein MADSMNPPLSYEASATTTHPHVGTTLPTEVISCLKNSRFLHLATCDGLTPHISLMSYTYLPSTPYDPYPTIIMTTNPSSRKTNHLLTNPRVSLLVHDWVSHRPPTRAPNPDGREGSPPPAATRSSLASLLLNLNTSALSSISTTIAGTARFLEPGSEEEAWCKKQHLENNTFEEELGTFGQQLQQQPGQRRPSISIDSDVRVVTVQVREGRIADWKGGVRDWQLVSEGEGTQGTMVNGVAPE, from the exons ATGGCGGATTCTATGAACCCTCCCCTCTCGTACGAGGCCTCAGCCACAACTACTCATCCGCATGTCGGGACTACCCTCCCAACGGAGGTGATTTCATGTCTGAAGAATTCTCGATTC CTTCACCTTGCAACATGTGATGGCTTGACCCCGCACATCTCGCTCATGTCCTACACCTACCTCCCCTCGACTCCCTATGATCCGTATCCGACGATTATCATGACCACCAACCCTTCCTCTCGCAAAACCAACCATCTGCTCACCAACCCTCGCGTGTCCCTTTTGGTCCATGACTGGGTTTCGCACCGTCCGCCTACCCGGGCTCCCAACCCCGATGGTCGCGAAGGGTCTCCCCCGCCTGCAGCCACACGGTCCTCTTTGGCGAGCCTGTTGTTGAACCTGAACACAAGCGCCCTTTCCAGTATCTCTACAACTATCGCCGGTACCGCGCGCTTCTTGGAACCTGgctcggaagaggaggccTGGTGCAAGAAGCAGCATCTGGAGAACAACACCTtcgaggaagagctgggcACTTTCGGGCAAcagttgcagcagcaacccggTCAAAGACGGCCCAGTATCTCAATTGACAGCGATGTCCGCGTCGTGACGGTTCAGGTGCGCGAGGGCCGCATTGCAGACTGGAAGGGTGGCGTGAGGGATTGGCAGTTGGTATCGGAGGGTGAGGGCACGCAGGGAACGATGGTCAATGGCGTTGCGCCCGAGTAA
- a CDS encoding NIPSNAP family protein (COG:S;~EggNog:ENOG410PJ4C;~InterPro:IPR011008,IPR012577;~PFAM:PF07978;~antiSMASH:Cluster_8.12): MLAPRLLRPASSLVRPFSSTATASRAPSIRDITPDSAAEFNARQKEFRENLEVARKKREQQESQSVDASGSTSAPSPASRDRLREYATAPTAPGESNASSNKHPVFDAAGVLDNKALGSLSTHRIIGDEQLQEASQSPKRGPLSSLIYGTKEGQQLDKDIERSFSQVLARGKYVHSIVFHDVKPDKVDDYVNLVGQWYPRMAADPENRVNLVGSWRTQVGDNDTFVHIWEYQRYEGYHASLHNISCHPEFPEFDRQLKGLIKSKKTSLMQEFSFWPTTPPRRLGGLFELRSYTLHPGNLLEWETHWRRGLKARREVMEGVGAWFVQIGDLNTVHHLWQFANLEERKVRREQSWGIEGWGETVHKTVPLIQTMQSRILIPMPWSPVG, translated from the exons ATGCTCGCCCCACGCTTGTTGCGGCCGGCGTCTTCGCTGGTTCGCCCCTTCAGttccactgccactgcctccCGCGCCCCCTCTATCCGTGACATCACCCCCGACTCAGCTGCTGAGTTCAACGCACGTCAGAAGGAGTTTCGCGAGAACCTAGAGGTTGCTCGCAAGAAGAGAGAACAGCAAGAGAGTCAGTCTGTCGATGCTTCTGGTTCTACCTCTGCCCCATCCCCTGCATCCCGTGACCGCCTTCGTGAATACGCTACCGCTCCCACTGCTCCAGGTGAGAGCAATGCGAGCAGTAACAAACATCCCGTTTTTGATGCCGCTGGAGTTCTTGATAATAAGGCTTTGGGCTCACTTTCTACCCACCGTATTATAGGAGacgagcagctgcaggaagccAGTCAGTCTCCGAAGCGCGGCCCCCTGTCGTCGCTCATCTACGGAACAAAGGAAGGCCAGCAGCTGGACAAAGATATCGAACGGTCATTCTCGCAAGTTCTCGCCCGTGGAAAATACGTACACTCCATCGTCTTTCACGATGTGAAGCCTGACAAAGTTGACGACTATGTGAACCTCGTCGGCCAGTGGTACCCTCGCATGGCTGCCGATCCTGAAAACCGGGTGAATCTGGTTGGTAGCTGGCGCACGCAGGTTGGAGATAATGACACCTTTG TTCACATCTGGGAATATCAGCGATATGAAGGTTACCATGCTTCCCTCCACAACATCTCCTGTCACCCCGAATTCCCCGAATTTGACCGGCAGTTGAAGGGCTTgatcaagagcaagaagacgTCGCTGATGCAGGAATTCTCTTTCTGGCCCACGACGCCTCCACGGCGCCTGGGCGGCCTCTTTGAGCTCCGATCATACACTCTTCATCCCGGAAATCTTCTGGAGTGGGAAACACACTGGCGTCGTGGCCTCAAGGCCCGCCGGGAGGTGATGGAGGGTGTTGGGGCATGGTTTGTTCAAATTGGGGACCTGAACACTGTGCACCATCTCTGGCAGTTCGCGAACCTCGAAGAGCGCAAAGTCCGCCGTGAGCAGTCCTGGGGCATCGAAGGCTGGGGGGAAACGGTCCACAAGACGGTGCCACTTATCCAGACCATGCAGAGTCGGATCCTGATTCCCATGCCCTGGAGTCCTGTTGGCTAA
- a CDS encoding aminoalcoholphosphotransferase (COG:I;~EggNog:ENOG410PGVP;~InterPro:IPR014472,IPR000462,IPR043130;~PFAM:PF01066;~TransMembrane:9 (i50-69o81-101i122-143o163-193i228-250o262-281i293-314o320-342i354-371o);~antiSMASH:Cluster_8.12;~go_component: GO:0016020 - membrane [Evidence IEA];~go_function: GO:0016780 - phosphotransferase activity, for other substituted phosphate groups [Evidence IEA];~go_process: GO:0008654 - phospholipid biosynthetic process [Evidence IEA]) translates to MVYIRQHQLPKLREYRYAGVDLSLVSRYVLKPFYNNFVIKFFPMSMAPNAITLTGFFFVVVNFITILWYNPTLDQDCPPWVYASCAIGLFLYQTFDGVDGIQARRTKQSGPLGELFDHSVDACNTALGVLIFAAAMNLGQSWATVLTLFGSTMTFYVQTWDEYYTQVLTLGIISGPVEGVLTLCVVFGFTAYMGGGSFWHRSMLETVGVPKLAFIPEHIYDMAFTQWYLVYGGVLLFFATASSIVHVMQVRRERGQDPIKPLYGLLPLVAVWTLVPAYLYLQPTILENYMVPFCLYVGMINAYAVGKMICAHLVKASFPYFNMLLIPLALAVLDSAGAFFGYWPSLLGDGVRQIAFVWVCLGLSIGVYGSFVHDIITTICDYIDIWCLTIKHPHVEVVTANGEAKKSN, encoded by the exons ATGGTGTACATTCGCCAGCATCAACTACCCAAGCTGCGGGAATACCGTTATGCAGGAGTCGATCTTTCGCTTGTTAGCCGCTATGTCCTCAAGCCGTTCTATAATAACTTTGTGATCAAGTTCTTCCCTATGAGCATGGC TCCTAATGCC ATTACCCTGACTGGGTTCTTCTTTGTGGTAGTCAACTTCATCACCATTCTCTGGTACAACCCGACCCTAGACCAGGACTGCCCGCCCTGGGTCTATGCCAGTTGCGCCATCGGGTTGTTCCTTTACCAGACGTTTGACGGCGTAGACGGCATCCAAGC GCGGAGAACCAAGCAAAGCGGTCCTCTGGGTGAGCTGTTTGATCACA GTGTCGATGCATGCAACACGGCCTTGGGAGTTTTGATCTTCGCGGCGGCTATGAACCTCGGCCAATCTTGGGCAACTGTGTTGACCCTTTTCGGAT CGACTATGACCTTTTATGTCCAGACCTGGGATGAATACTACACCCAGGTGTTGACTCTGGGAATCATCTCGGGTCCCGTCGAGGGTGTCCTCACTCTCTGCGTTGTGTTTGGCTTCACGGCCTACATGGGCGGTGGCAGCTTCTGGCATCGCTCCATGCTGGAGACCGTTGGTGTTCCCAAGTTGGCCTTCATCCCAGAGCATATCTACGACATGGCCTTTACGCAGTGGTATCTCGTCTACGGCGGAGTCCTCCTGTTCTTCGCCACCGCCTCTAGCATCGTGCATGTCATGCAGGTGCGCCGCGAGCGTGGTCAGGATCCGATCAAGCCCCTGTATGGCCTACTCCCCCTGGTCGCGGTGTGGACTCTTGTGCCGGCTTATCTTTACCTGCAACCCACCATCCTGGAGAACTACATGGTCCCGTTCTGTCTGTACGTCGGCATGATCAATGCGTACGCCGTGGGCAAGATGATCTGCGCGCACCTGGTCAAGGCCAGCTTCCCTTACTTCAACATGCTCCTGATCCCTCTTGCTTTGGCAGTGCTCGACAGCGCTGGTGCGTTCTTTGGTTACTGGCCGAGTCTGCTGGGTGACGGAGTGAGGCAGATCGCTTTCGTTTGGGTGTGCCTGGGTCTGTCGATCGGCGTTTACGGCAGCTTCGTG CACGACATCATCACGACGATATGCGACTATATTGACATTTGGTGCTTGACGATCAAGCACCCTCACGTGGAAGTGGTGACCGCCAATGGAgaggcgaagaagtcgaACTAA
- the CRP6 gene encoding 40S ribosomal protein eS27 (COG:J;~EggNog:ENOG410Q169;~InterPro:IPR000592,IPR011332;~PFAM:PF01667;~antiSMASH:Cluster_8.12;~go_component: GO:0005840 - ribosome [Evidence IEA];~go_function: GO:0003735 - structural constituent of ribosome [Evidence IEA];~go_process: GO:0006412 - translation [Evidence IEA]), protein MVLAVDLLNPAPQAEARKHKLKTLVPAPRSFFMDVKCPGCFTITTVFSHAQTVVVCAGCSTVLCQPTGGKARLTEGCSFRRK, encoded by the exons ATG GTTCTCGCGGTcgacctcctcaaccccgcGCCTCAGGCTGAGGCCCGCAAGCACAAGCTCAAG ACCCTTGTGCCTGCTCCCCGTTCCTTCTTCATGGACGTCAAGTGCCCCGGCtgcttcaccatcaccaccgtctTCTCCCACGCCCAGACCGTCGTCGTCTGCGCTGGTTGCTCGACCGTCCTCTGCCAGCCCACCGGTGGTAAGGCCCGTCTCACTGAGGGCTGCTCTTTCCGCCGCAAGTAA
- a CDS encoding uncharacterized protein (antiSMASH:Cluster_8.12), whose protein sequence is MESSPLARKPCGTTQTREMKKIFDQAQNLVFDTPFQKKRFTTFFYLPTSLRRGVPDIWHMIGPYYQKLLLPCIFPLDFRVMILVFDKLVFLVPTTDVLRTAARYGEKIIQRHQSRLHISFCRLPQEFGYCGRRKKKQISIVEKMNDGGSGIVAERRDWLQESGY, encoded by the coding sequence ATGGAATCCTCGCCCCTTGCGAGAAAGCCCTGCGGAACCACACAGACAagggaaatgaaaaaaattTTTGACCAGGCACAGAACCTCGTTTTTGATACACCTTTTCAAAAAAAGCGTTTtactacttttttttatcttcctACATCTCTGCGCAGGGGAGTTCCGGATATCTGGCACATGATCGGTCCATACTACCAAAAACTACTCTTGCCTTGTATCTTTCCTCTTGATTTTCGCGTGATGATTCTCGTTTTCGACAAACTTGTGTTCCTTGTACCTACGACGGATGTACTTCGAACAGCGGCACGATATGGGGAAAAAATCATACAACGCCACCAGTCACGTCTGCACATAAGCTTCTGCCGGTTGCCGCAGGAATTCGGATATTgtggaaggaggaaaaaaaaacagatcTCCAtcgtggagaagatgaatgaTGGCGGCTCCGGTATTGTTGCGGAGCGGCGTGACTGGCTGCAGGAGTCTGGTTACTAG
- a CDS encoding alpha/beta hydrolase (COG:E;~EggNog:ENOG410PPSZ;~InterPro:IPR005645,IPR029058;~PFAM:PF03959;~antiSMASH:Cluster_8.12), with protein MPPLKLLCLHGYTQSGPLFHAKSRAVIKHLTKTLLPTTGYTITTTYPTGPIHLLPSDIPGYEPSTTQGGSSTTSDDTPTEAYGWFRRSSTANPPLYTDLHLGLETIANVIKTEGPFDGVVGFSQGAAMAAIVAALLEPGREEVMSRFAKEGSVFEENGENVKGFEVPSAWWECVRSVGQRELKFAVCYSGFRAPGPRYRGFYEGGVKTPVLHVLGSLDAVVDEGRSRALVEVTDAVDVEGRVVVHPGGHFVPAQRPYLDAVVGFVRGVLGDGNAAGGKKEKEEVDVNEMELPF; from the coding sequence atgcCTCCCCTCAAACTCCTCTGCCTCCACGGCTACACACAATCCGGCCCCCTCTTCCACGCCAAATCCCGCGCCGTGATAAAACACCTCACGaagaccctcctccccacaaCCGGCTACACAATCACAACGACCTACCCAACGggtcccatccacctcctcccctccgacATTCCTGGCTACGAGCCCTCTACCACACAAGGgggctcctccaccaccagcgatgaCACTCCCACCGAAGCCTACGGGTGGTTTCGACGCTCCTCGACCGCGAACCCACCGCTCTACACGGACCTGCACCTGGGTCTAGAGACGATCGCGAACGTGATCAAGACGGAGGGGCCGTTTGACGGTGTAGTGGGGTTCTCGCAGGGAGCGGCGATGGCGGCGATTGTGGCGGCGTTGTTGGAGCccgggagggaggaggtgatgagTAGGTTTGCGAAGGAGGGGAGTGTGTTTGAGGAGAACGGGGAGAATGTTAAGGGATTTGAAGTGCCGAGTGCTTGGTGGGAGTGTGTGAGGAGTGTTGGGCAGAGGGAGTTGAAGTTTGCGGTGTGTTATAGTGGGTTTCGGGCGCCGGGGCCGAGGTATAGGGGGTTTTATGAGGGTGGGGTGAAGACACCTGTGTTGCATGTGTTGGGGTCGTTGGATGCggttgtggatgaggggAGGAGTAGGGCGTTGGTGGAGGTCACTGATgcggtggatgtggaggggagggtggtggtgcatcCTGGGGGGCATTTTGTGCCGGCGCAGAGGCCGTATTTGGATGCTGTGGTGGGGTTTGTGAGGGGGGTTCTTGGGGATGGTAATGCGgctggggggaagaaggagaaggaggaggtggatgttaaTGAGATGGAGTTGCCGTTTTAA
- a CDS encoding proteasome regulatory particle lid subunit RPN5 (BUSCO:EOG09262P1W;~COG:O;~EggNog:ENOG410PIGS;~InterPro:IPR036388,IPR040134,IPR036390,IPR040896, IPR035297,IPR000717;~PFAM:PF18098,PF01399;~antiSMASH:Cluster_8.12), with amino-acid sequence MSETLLKPEKDFSKDADKLIPEAEQLAKTDVQGAIDKLLVLEKQARQASDLATTSRILITIVTLSKNSGDWNLLNDQVLLLSKKHGQLKQAVTKMVQTVMGFLDETPNLEVKLSVIHTLRTVTEGKIFVEVERARVTRILSNIKKTQGDLNAAADILCELQVETFGSMTRREKTEFILEQVALCIERGDWTQATILSRKINKRYFNRKPKKSPEEIEKLKKEAEEKEKTRSPDEAPMEVDDDVTDLKLRYYEQQIILANHDYKYLDVCKHYREVLDTESVENNPEQLRAVLARIVYYVVLSPYDNEQSDLLHRIQQDSRLSLVPVEGRLVKLFTIHELMRWPMVGEQFGPHLCNTDVFKPQPSQSVEDQPYRRWQDLRKRVIEHNVRVVAKYYTRIQMGRLTELLDLTEEETEKYISELVCSKTIYAKIDRPARLVNFAKPRDADDVLNEWSSDMKSLLGLLERIDHLITKEEMMARILPTREKGKAR; translated from the exons ATGTCCGAAACCCTGTTGAAGCCGGAGAAGGACTTCTCCAAGGATGCTGACAAGCTGATCCCCGAGGCTGAGCAGCTTGCTAAG ACCGATGTTCAGGGTGCCATTGACAAGCTCCTTGTATTggagaagcaagcaagacaA GCTTCGGATCTTGCCACAACATCGCGCATTCTTATCACCATTGTCACACTCAGCAAGAACTCGGGAGACTGGAATCTGCTGAACGACCAGGTCCTCCTGCTATCCAAGAAGCATGGCCAGCTCAAGCAGGCCGTAACGAAGATGGTCCAGACGGTGATGGGATTCCTGGATGAGACACCGAACTTGGAGGTCAAGCTGTCTGTCATCCACACACTGCGGACTGTGACTGAGGGCAAG ATCTTCGTCGAAGTCGAGAGAGCTCGTGTGACCCGCATCCTGTCCAACATCAAGAAGACCCAAGGCGACCTTAACGCTGCTGCCGATATTCTTTGCGAGTTGCAAGTCGAGACATTCGGTTCCATGACCAGACGGGAGAAGACAGAGTTCATCCTGGAGCAGGTTGCGCTCTGCATAGAACGGGGCGACTGGACACAGGCCACCATCCTCAGCCGCAAGATCAACAAGAGATACTTCAACCgcaagccgaagaagagcccggaggagattgagaagctgaagaaggaagccgaagagaaggagaagacgcGTAGCCCGGATGAGGCACCGATGGAGGTGGACGATGACGTGACCGACTTGAAGCTTCGCTACTATGAACAACAGATTATCCTCGCCAACCACGACTATAAATATCTGGATGTTTGCAAACATTACCGGGAAGTGCTGGATACGGAGTCGGTGGAGAACAACCCGGAGCAGCTTCGCGCC GTCCTCGCCAGGATTGTCTACTACGTCGTCTTGTCTCCCTACGATAACGAACAGTCGGACCTGTTGCACCGCATCCAACAGGACTCGCGGCTCTCCCTCGTCCCGGTTGAAGGCCGGCTAGTGAAGCTCTTCACCATCCACGAGCTGATGCGCTGGCCGATGGTGGGCGAGCAGTTCGGCCCTCACCTCTGCAACACAGATGTCTTCAAGCCTCAGCCCAGCCAGTCGGTCGAAGACCAGCCGTACCGGAGGTGGCAGGACCTCCGCAAGCGCGTGATCGAACATAACGTGCGGGTGGTGGCTAAGTACTACACACGTATCCAGATGGGCCGGTTGACCGAACTGCTGGACctgacggaggaggagaccgAGAAGTACATCAGCGAGCTGGTCTGTTCGAAGACGATCTACGCCAAGATTGACCGTCCAGCCCGACTGGTCAACTTCGCCAAGCCTCGCGATGCCGACGACGTGCTGAATGAATGGAGCAGCGACATGAAGAGCCTTCTGGGGCTGCTGGAGCGGATCGACCACCTGATcacgaaggaggagatgatggcgcGGATCCTTCCCACGCgagagaagggcaaggcccGGTAG
- a CDS encoding putative siroheme synthase (COG:H;~EggNog:ENOG410PF8D;~InterPro:IPR006366,IPR012066,IPR035996,IPR014776, IPR014777,IPR000878,IPR028162,IPR036291,IPR003043, IPR028281;~PFAM:PF14824,PF13241,PF14823,PF00590;~antiSMASH:Cluster_8.12;~go_function: GO:0004851 - uroporphyrin-III C-methyltransferase activity [Evidence IEA];~go_function: GO:0008168 - methyltransferase activity [Evidence IEA];~go_process: GO:0000103 - sulfate assimilation [Evidence IEA];~go_process: GO:0019354 - siroheme biosynthetic process [Evidence IEA];~go_process: GO:0055114 - oxidation-reduction process [Evidence IEA]), with protein sequence MKDASDSGVPAPLLTAVNVESQVHLIIGANPLAAARCAKSIEAGAKPVLIAPDTESLQYTLVERIENGSLKWLRREFRDEDLTSLGREEVDRVVDTVFVTLGGTNPLSAHISKLCRRLRIPVNVSDAPELCTFSLLSTYSDGPLHIGITTSGRGCKLASRLRREISSGLPSNLGNAIDRLGAVRKRLWAEDYAAGLCDAPLEGDEDDATGQRHTFNTLVTEDDISAAKTRRMRWLSQICEYWPLRKLAAITDEDINAILEAYSSSKDGPKDLSNSETLSKKGKIVLAGSGPGHPDLLTRATYNAIQSADIILADKLVPAPVLELIPRRTEVHIARKFPGNADQAQEEFLKMGLDSLRRGRYVLRLKQGDPYLYGRGGEEFEFFRGEGYAPVVLPGITSALSAPLFADIPATHRGVSDQVLVCTGTGRKGAAPEPPTYVPTQTVVFLMALHRLSALIESLTTEPAEGARPRTPWPKDTPCAIIERASCTDQRVIRSTLEHVSAAFEAEGSRPPGLLVVGASCHVLHPAQGQKWVVEEGFRGLDELLTEVTACQNE encoded by the coding sequence ATGAAGGACGCATCAGATAGTGGTGTTCCGGCACCTCTACTGACAGCCGTGAACGTTGAGTCACAAGTCCATCTGATCATCGGGGCCAACCCTCTTGCAGCAGCCCGTTGTGCCAAAAGTATTGAAGCTGGCGCAAAGCCCGTTCTCATTGCCCCGGACACAGAGAGCCTGCAATACACGTTGGTCGAACGGATTGAGAACGGCTCTTTGAAGTGGCTTCGCAGAGAGTTCAGGGATGAGGATCTCACGAGCctaggaagagaggaagtcGACCGTGTTGTAGACACGGTCTTTGTCACTCTAGGCGGAACCAACCCATTGAGTGCACACATTTCCAAGCTCTGCCGTCGTCTGAGAATCCCAGTCAATGTGTCAGATGCTCCTGAACTCTGTACCTTCAGCTTGCTGTCCACGTATTCGGACGGCCCTCTTCACATCGGCATCACGACATCAGGACGCGGCTGTAAGCTGGCATCACGACTCAGGAGGGAAATTTCCTCGGGACTCCCGTCAAATCTCGGAAATGCCATTGACAGGCTTGGTGCAGTGAGAAAGCGCCTTTGGGCGGAGGATTATGCTGCCGGACTATGTGATGCACCGCTAGagggtgacgaggatgatgcgaCTGGCCAACGGCACACATTCAACACATTAGTGACAGAGGACGACATCTCCGCAGCCAAGACCCGCCGCATGCGCTGGCTGTCTCAGATCTGTGAATACTGGCCCCTTCGCAAACTGGCCGCCATCACAGACGAAGATATTAACGCCATTCTTGAGGCCTACTCGTCTAGCAAAGACGGGCCCAAAGATCTCAGCAACTCGGAAACCTTGTCAAAGAAGGGCAAGATTGTTCTTGCTGGCTCCGGCCCGGGACATCCAGATCTGCTCACACGCGCAACATACAATGCCATCCAATCGGCCGACATCATCCTGGCCGATAAACTCGTCCCAGCACCTGTCCTAGAACTCATCCCCCGCAGGACAGAAGTCCACATCGCGCGAAAGTTCCCAGGCAACGCAGACCAGGCCCAGGAGGAATTCTTGAAGATGGGCTTGGACTCCCTACGTCGAGGAAGATACGTCCTCCGATTGAAGCAGGGTGACCCCTACCTCTACGGCCGAGGAGGCGAAGAATTCGAATTCTTCCGGGGCGAAGGCTACGCACCCGTCGTCCTCCCCGGTATCACCAGTGCATTGAGCGCGCCCCTCTTCGCAGACATCCCCGCCACGCACCGAGGCGTATCCGACCAAGTCCTCGTCTGCACAGGCACCGGCCGCAAAGGCGCAGCCCCAGAACCCCCTACTTACGTTCCCACACAAACCGTCGTCTTCCTGATGGCCCTGCACCGTCTGTCCGCACTCATAGAATCCCTGACCACCGAGCCAGCAGAGGGTGCCCGTCCACGGACCCCATGGCCGAAAGACACTCCATGCGCAATCATCGAGCGAGCCTCCTGCACCGATCAACGCGTCATCCGGTCTACCCTGGAGCACGTCAGCGCTGCCTTCGAAGCTGAGGGCTCAAGACCCCCTGGTCTCTTGGTCGTCGGCGCGAGCTGCCATGTTCTACATCCCGCTCAGGGACAGAAATGGGTcgtggaagagggattcCGTGGATTGGATGAGTTGCTTACGGAGGTTACGGCTTGTCAGAATGAATGA